The Streptomyces sp. NBC_00510 genomic interval CGACGATACAGCGCGCGGTCGTGCTGCGGTGCAAGCCCACCCCGTACGGGGACCACCCGGACCCGGTGGCCGCCTGCGCGGAGCTCACCGCGGTCCACGGGGACTTCGCGGCGATGACGGCCGGCGCCGGGGGCGTGACCTGCACCCGGGTGTGGGACCCGGTCGTGGTCACCGCCGACGGGGTCTGGGAAGGCCGGCGCGTCACCTTCGCGCAGACCTTCGGCAACCCGTGCATGCTGCGCGGCAGCGACACGGCCGGCGTCTTCGCCTTCTGACGCCGATGCCGTGAACCAAGGCCACGGGGTTCACCGTGGGGGAGAGCCCTGTGAGGGGGCGGCCGACTCGTGGGACGGGGTCGGCCGCCCCTGTTTTCCGTGTTGCCGCTGTGGCGGGGTGTCAGGTCGTCTTGATCTGGCCGCCGTCGATGGTGAACTCGGCGCCCGTGATGTTGCCCGCGACGGGCGAGGCGAGGAAGGCGACCAGGGCGGCGACCTCCTCGGGCTCGGTGACCCGCCCCGTGGAGATGCCCATGGTGCGCGGCACGACCTCGTCCAGGGCCTCCTGGGCGCTGGTCCCGGCCGCCGCGGCCGTCTGGTCGGCGAAGGCCCCGGGGGCGGTCCAGAAGGGCGTGCGGACGGGACCGGGGGCGACCGCGTTGACGCGGACGCCCCGCGGGGCGAACTCCTCGGACAGTGACTTCGTCAGGTTCGCCAGCGCGGCCTTGGCGGCCGAGTAGTCCACGACCATGGGGAAGGGGAGGCGCGCGTTGACGGACGTGATGTTCACGATCGCGCCGCCGCCCGCCGCCACCATGTGGGGGAGTGCGGCGCGGGTGGCGCGGACCGCGCTGAAGAAGGAGATCTCGAAGACGCGCCGCCACTCCGCGTCGTCCACCTCCAGGAAGCTGCTGCGGGACGTCCCGGAGCCTACGTTGTTGACCAGGATGTCGACGGCTCCGTAGCGTTCCGCGGCCTGCCGTACGAGCTCGGCGGGGCCGTCCGGGGTGGAGAGGTCGACGGCCACGGGGGTCACCTCGTAGGCGTCCTGGAGGGCTCGCGTCTGCGGGGTGACGCTGCGGCTGCCCGCGACGACGCGCACGCCCTCACGCGCGAGCGTCTCCGTCACCGTCAGGCCGATGCCCCGTCCGGCTCCGGTGACCACCGCGACCTTGCCCTGAAGCTGCAGTTCCATGGGGACCCCTTCGGGATGGGCGCATGTGTATCGAGCCTGGGGGAGGGGAGGAGGGCCCGCCATCGGAGCGCCGCCGGGCGGAGGCCGGGTGTGAGGGTGGGTCAGATACGTGTCCTCACGCCCCGCCGGCACCGCGGAGCCGTGCGCGTCGCGGTAGCAGGTATCAGCCGTGCACGACAGGGGACTTGACGGGGCATTGGTCTAGTCCTACCGTCATCCGTCAATCGCAGTGTTCACGGGTGCATCCATGGTTCACCCATGTGAACATGCCGTCTCCTGGGAAGGCGTCCCCCCATGTCCCACAGGTCACAAGGTCTCCTCACCAAGGGCGTCTTCGCCCTCGTCGCGGCGCTGGTCGCCGCCCTCCTGACCGCGTTGCCCGGCAGCGGTCGGGCCGACGCCGCGCCGGCTGCCTTCAGCCACCCCGGCGTCCTGGTCAGCCGAGCCCAACTCGACTTCGCACGCGGCAAGGTGCAGGCCGGAGCGCAGCCCTGGAAGGGCGCGTACGACCAGATGATGGCGTCGGCGTACGCCTCGCAGTCGCGCACCCCCAAGCCGCGCGCGGTCGTCGAGTGCGGCTCCTACTCCAACCCCAACTACGGCTGCACCGACGAGCGCGAGGACGCGATCGCCGCCTACACCAACGCGCTGGCCTGGTACATCACCCGTGACGCCAAGTACGCGCAGAAGGCGATCCAGCTGATGGACGCCTGGTCGGCCACCATCACCGACCACACCAACAGCAACGCCCCGCTGCAGACCGGCTGGGCGGGCTCGGTGTGGCCGCGCGCGGCGGAGATCATCCGCTACACGTACACCGGCTGGCCGAACGTGAACCGCTTCGCCACCATGCTGCGCAACGTCTACCTCCCCGAGGTCATCAACGGCTCGAAGAGCAACGGCAACTGGGAACTCAGCATGATGGAGGCCGCCGTCGGCATCTCCGTCTTCCTCGACGACCGCACCTCGTACGACAAGGCCGTGACCCGCTACCTCAACCGGGTCGCCGCGTACGTCTACCTGGACACCGACGGCGCGCTGCCCAAGACCGTGCCCGGCAGCGGGCTCGACACCCGCGACGAGATCGTCGGCTACTGGCAGGGCCAGTCCACCTTCGTGACCGGTCTGACCCAGGAGACCTGCCGCGACTTCACGCACACCGGCTACGGCATCTCGTCGATCTCGCACGTCGCGGAGACCAGCCGCATCCAGGGCGAGGACCTCTACCCGCAGGTCGGCGAACGGCTCCGGCAGGCGCTGGGCTTCCAGTCCAAGTACCAGCGGGGCGAGGCCGTGCCGTCCTGGCTGTGCGGCGGGCACCTCAACCTGGGGCTCGGACCGGTCACCGAGGTCGGCTACAACGCGATCCACAACCGGCTCGGCTACGCCATGACCAACACCCAGGCGCTCACCGAGTCCCAGCGCCCGGCCGGCAGCAACAACCTCTTCGTCGCCTGGGAGACCCTGACCCACGGCGATAACCTCTCCTGACCAGGCAGAGGTGACCGGCGGCGGAGGGAACAGGCCATGCCCGTACGTGTCGAGCGCAGCGGACCCGTCACCACGGTGGTGCTCTCGCGCCCCGAGGCGCGCAACGCCGTCGACGGCCCGACGGCGCGCGAGCTGGCCGACGCCTTCCGCGAGTTCGACGCCGACCCCGGCACCTCGGTCGCCGTGTTGTGGGGCGAGGGCGGCACCTTCTGTGCGGGTGCCGACCTCAAGGCCATCGGCACCCCGCGCGGCAACGAGGTGACCGACGTGGGGGAAAGCGGGGACGGCGGTGACGGCCCGATGGGGCCCACCCGCCTGCGGCTGGGCAAGCCGGTCATCGCGGCGATCTCGGGTCACGCGGTGGCCGGCGGCCTGGAACTGGCCCTCTGGTGCGACCTGCGGGTCGCCGAGGAGGACGCCGTGCTCGGGGTGTTCTGCCGGCGCTGGGGCGTGCCCCTGATCGACGGCGGGACGGTACGGCTGCCGAGGCTGATCGGCACCTCCCGCGCGATGGACCTGATCCTGACGGGCCGTCCGGTCGACGCTGCCGAGGCGTACGCCATGGGTCTGGTCAACCGGGTCGTCCCGGCCGGCGGGGCGCGCGCCGCCGCCGAGGGGCTCGCCGCGGAGATCGCGGCCTTCCCGCAGACCTGCGTACGGCACGACCGGCTCGCGGTGCTGGAGGCCGAGGGGCTGGGGGAAACGGCCGCGCTCGAGGCCGAGTTGCGGCACGGCCGGGTGTCCCTCGCGGAAGCGGGGGAGGGCGCGGCGCGCTTCTCGGCGGGGGCCGGGAGGCACGGCGCGTTCGAGGTGAGCTGACCGGCGCGGAACGTCCGACGGGGGCCGATCCGCGCCGGTCGTCCGCCTGACCCGCGCCCATCGCGTGTCCGCCGTGTGTGGTTCGGCCGGTTCCCGTGTGTGGACCACGGACGCGCTCTGGACATCCGTATGTCATGGGCACTTAAATCTGGCACCGCCTCACCTCCGCACCCGGGCCCGCCCCACCGTGGCCGGACGCAGATGCGGGGACCGCGCACGCCCCCCACCAGAGGAGCACGATGCAGCCCAGCACCAGACGTGCCGCGACCGCCATATCCGCGGCGCTCGCCGCGACCGCCGTCACGGCCGCCCTCCTGACGCCCTCCGCGGCGTCCGCGTCCGGACGTGACCTCCCCTCCCGGGCCACCGGCGTCGCCCGCGCCGACGCCGCCGTCACGGCCAACGCCGGCCGGCTTTCCCTCACGTCCGCGCAGGGCCGTACCGTCCGCGACGTCGTCACCGACACGGACGGCGCCCAGCACGTCCGCTACGACCGGACCTACCGCGGACTGCCGGTCCTCGGCGGCGACCTCGTCGTCCACCTCGCCCCGGGCGGTGCCTACGAGGGCGCCGAGCGGGCCACCCGCTCCGACCTCGCCGTCCCGAGCACCACCCCCGCCGTCAAGGCCGCGACCGCCGCCGACAAGGGCCTGGCCGCGCTCCGTTCCGCCCACCGCGGGACCACGTTCCGGCAGGCCAAGGCCAAGCCGCAGCTCGTCGTCGACGCGCTGCACGGCACGCCCCGGCTGGCCTGGCGCACCACCGCCGTCGGCCTCGACAGCCTGGGCAACCCCGCCGCCCGCATCGTCCTCACCGACGCCCTCACCGGCGCCCGCATCGACGCCTGGGACGCCCTGGAGACCGCCGCCGGGGACGGCAAGTCCCTGTACGGCGGCACCGTGTCCCTGGAGACCACCCTCAGCGGCAGCACCTACCAGCTGAAGGACCCCACCCGCGGCAACACCTACACCGGCGACGCGCAGAACAAGACCGACCTGTGCATCTTCGGCATCTGCTTCTCCCGGGCCCCCGCGGTCCTCTTCACCGACGCCGACAACCACTGGGGCACCGGCACCACCGCCGACCGCGCGACGGCCGCCGTCGACGCCCAGTACGGCACCGACGAGACCTGGGACTACTACAAGACCGTCCACGGCCGCAGCGGCATCGCCGGCGACGGCAAGGGCTCGTACAACCGCGTCCACTACGGCAACAACTACAACAACGCCTTCTGGGACGACAGCTGCTTCTGCATGAC includes:
- a CDS encoding subtilase-type protease inhibitor; this translates as MRFSAVGTCLALVAAVCSAGVAAGSAEARPTGATSLYAPSALVLSVGKGEDPATATIQRAVVLRCKPTPYGDHPDPVAACAELTAVHGDFAAMTAGAGGVTCTRVWDPVVVTADGVWEGRRVTFAQTFGNPCMLRGSDTAGVFAF
- a CDS encoding oxidoreductase — translated: MELQLQGKVAVVTGAGRGIGLTVTETLAREGVRVVAGSRSVTPQTRALQDAYEVTPVAVDLSTPDGPAELVRQAAERYGAVDILVNNVGSGTSRSSFLEVDDAEWRRVFEISFFSAVRATRAALPHMVAAGGGAIVNITSVNARLPFPMVVDYSAAKAALANLTKSLSEEFAPRGVRVNAVAPGPVRTPFWTAPGAFADQTAAAAGTSAQEALDEVVPRTMGISTGRVTEPEEVAALVAFLASPVAGNITGAEFTIDGGQIKTT
- a CDS encoding alginate lyase family protein, encoding MSHRSQGLLTKGVFALVAALVAALLTALPGSGRADAAPAAFSHPGVLVSRAQLDFARGKVQAGAQPWKGAYDQMMASAYASQSRTPKPRAVVECGSYSNPNYGCTDEREDAIAAYTNALAWYITRDAKYAQKAIQLMDAWSATITDHTNSNAPLQTGWAGSVWPRAAEIIRYTYTGWPNVNRFATMLRNVYLPEVINGSKSNGNWELSMMEAAVGISVFLDDRTSYDKAVTRYLNRVAAYVYLDTDGALPKTVPGSGLDTRDEIVGYWQGQSTFVTGLTQETCRDFTHTGYGISSISHVAETSRIQGEDLYPQVGERLRQALGFQSKYQRGEAVPSWLCGGHLNLGLGPVTEVGYNAIHNRLGYAMTNTQALTESQRPAGSNNLFVAWETLTHGDNLS
- a CDS encoding crotonase/enoyl-CoA hydratase family protein; the encoded protein is MPVRVERSGPVTTVVLSRPEARNAVDGPTARELADAFREFDADPGTSVAVLWGEGGTFCAGADLKAIGTPRGNEVTDVGESGDGGDGPMGPTRLRLGKPVIAAISGHAVAGGLELALWCDLRVAEEDAVLGVFCRRWGVPLIDGGTVRLPRLIGTSRAMDLILTGRPVDAAEAYAMGLVNRVVPAGGARAAAEGLAAEIAAFPQTCVRHDRLAVLEAEGLGETAALEAELRHGRVSLAEAGEGAARFSAGAGRHGAFEVS
- a CDS encoding M4 family metallopeptidase; its protein translation is MQPSTRRAATAISAALAATAVTAALLTPSAASASGRDLPSRATGVARADAAVTANAGRLSLTSAQGRTVRDVVTDTDGAQHVRYDRTYRGLPVLGGDLVVHLAPGGAYEGAERATRSDLAVPSTTPAVKAATAADKGLAALRSAHRGTTFRQAKAKPQLVVDALHGTPRLAWRTTAVGLDSLGNPAARIVLTDALTGARIDAWDALETAAGDGKSLYGGTVSLETTLSGSTYQLKDPTRGNTYTGDAQNKTDLCIFGICFSRAPAVLFTDADNHWGTGTTADRATAAVDAQYGTDETWDYYKTVHGRSGIAGDGKGSYNRVHYGNNYNNAFWDDSCFCMTYGDGDGTTFGPLVALDVAGHEMSHGVTSRTAGLTYSGESGGLNEATSDIFGTLVEWYAGNASDTGDYLIGERIVKSGFGKAALRFMDKPSKDGSSADCWSSGVGNLDVHYSSGVANHFAYLLAEGSGARTINGVSYDSPTCNGSTMGGIGRDKLGKIWYRALTVYMTSGTNYAGARTATLKAATDLYGASSAEYTAVAAAWSAVNVN